One window of Candidatus Micrarchaeota archaeon genomic DNA carries:
- a CDS encoding proteasome assembly chaperone family protein, with protein MIEIKLFEDKNFKGYTFIEGFPGAGLVGPMTISYMIDKLQMKYVGYMESENFPPLISIHKSQPMPPIRVYCSEKERIITIFAEFAITIELVSALSDSVYDFIKKNGITDVYSIGGIPMQQDGNDTPFVVASNSKSLKKAQDAGLKSINEGVATGVSAMLLIRSSINSLNAIDIMVPVKQNVINPIYAEIAIKSINKLMNLNIDVAELEKEAKAVEVKIRELINKHKETHDNYKKTVDSTGPSMYA; from the coding sequence ATGATCGAGATAAAACTTTTCGAGGACAAAAACTTCAAAGGCTATACTTTCATAGAGGGGTTTCCTGGCGCGGGGCTAGTCGGACCAATGACAATAAGCTACATGATAGACAAGCTGCAGATGAAATACGTGGGCTACATGGAAAGCGAAAACTTTCCGCCGCTGATCTCAATACACAAGAGCCAGCCGATGCCGCCTATACGCGTGTATTGCTCCGAGAAAGAGAGGATCATAACGATATTTGCAGAGTTTGCAATAACCATAGAGCTCGTATCCGCGCTCAGCGATTCGGTGTACGATTTCATAAAGAAAAACGGAATCACCGACGTATATTCGATTGGTGGCATACCTATGCAGCAGGACGGGAACGACACTCCTTTCGTGGTTGCTTCAAATTCCAAGTCGCTGAAGAAGGCGCAGGACGCAGGACTTAAGTCCATAAACGAGGGCGTAGCAACAGGAGTAAGCGCCATGCTGCTCATCAGGTCCTCCATAAACTCACTGAATGCGATAGACATAATGGTACCGGTGAAGCAGAACGTGATAAATCCCATATATGCTGAAATAGCGATAAAAAGCATAAACAAGCTCATGAACCTCAATATAGACGTGGCTGAGCTGGAGAAGGAGGCTAAAGCTGTGGAGGTAAAAATAAGGGAGCTGATAAACAAGCACAAGGAAACGCACGACAATTACAAGAAGACTGTGGACAGCACGGGCCCATCGATGTATGCTTAA
- a CDS encoding aldehyde dehydrogenase family protein, producing MAKNKFNNESTYKSYLDGGSEDEFDRLFDDAVIGVKDEFGKNHPMYIGGKEVYSNERIEEKSPIDFKTVLGTFQKGTKEHAQLAISEAKKAFGQWSNSPYKQRMAIFENAANLLSERKFKVAAILSYENGKSRYESIGEVDEAIDFMRYYANEMAINKGYSRSNKIMQSRKGVDSGFQGAPSGAEKIKISMKPYGVFGVIAPFNFPISISIGMSVGALITGNTVVFKPSSTDNMTMLTGLKIYELFKDAGVPEGVFNYVTGPGSVVGDELVTNEDVSGIAFTGSRITGMSMVSKCFSMGKQKVFIVEMGGKNPAIVSKNADLDRSVAGVSSAAFGFAGQKCSALSRVYVHESVKEQFVSKLISKVMELKIGNPLEKGIYIGPIISESAFRRYTEMIGKAKTSGRILYGGNIVKTGFADGFYVEPTIIEVHHDNELVHKELFLPILTIESFSDLDDAIRLANDTEYGLTAGFYSKSGKEIKRFIDNINAGVIYINREISATTGAIVGVHTFVGWKGSALTGKGTGSKFYLQQFMREQSVSITK from the coding sequence ATGGCCAAAAATAAATTTAACAACGAGTCAACTTACAAGAGTTATTTGGACGGCGGAAGTGAGGATGAATTCGACAGGCTTTTTGATGATGCAGTAATCGGCGTAAAGGACGAATTCGGGAAGAACCATCCGATGTACATAGGCGGAAAAGAGGTATACTCTAACGAGCGCATAGAAGAAAAATCCCCAATAGACTTCAAGACGGTTCTCGGAACCTTCCAGAAAGGCACCAAGGAGCACGCGCAACTCGCAATATCTGAAGCTAAAAAGGCATTTGGGCAATGGTCCAATTCTCCCTACAAGCAGAGAATGGCTATATTTGAAAATGCCGCAAACCTTCTTTCGGAAAGGAAATTCAAAGTGGCAGCAATACTTAGTTACGAGAACGGGAAATCAAGATACGAATCTATCGGCGAAGTGGACGAGGCGATAGACTTCATGAGGTATTACGCCAATGAAATGGCCATAAACAAGGGGTATTCCAGGAGCAACAAGATAATGCAAAGCCGGAAGGGCGTGGATTCCGGGTTCCAGGGTGCGCCTTCAGGCGCAGAAAAGATAAAGATCTCAATGAAGCCTTACGGGGTGTTCGGGGTCATAGCGCCGTTCAATTTCCCTATATCCATATCGATAGGCATGAGCGTCGGAGCGCTAATAACTGGCAACACCGTTGTTTTCAAACCCTCGTCAACGGACAACATGACTATGCTTACCGGATTGAAGATATATGAGCTTTTCAAGGATGCCGGCGTGCCAGAAGGTGTATTCAACTATGTGACAGGGCCCGGCTCTGTGGTTGGTGACGAGCTCGTGACAAATGAAGACGTATCCGGCATCGCATTTACGGGCTCGCGAATTACTGGGATGTCAATGGTATCGAAGTGCTTCAGCATGGGGAAGCAGAAGGTGTTCATAGTAGAAATGGGTGGGAAGAACCCTGCCATAGTATCAAAGAACGCGGATCTTGACAGGTCCGTAGCCGGGGTTTCCAGCGCGGCGTTCGGATTCGCGGGCCAGAAGTGCAGCGCGCTCTCAAGGGTTTACGTGCACGAGTCAGTAAAGGAGCAGTTCGTAAGCAAGCTTATAAGCAAGGTGATGGAGCTAAAGATAGGAAATCCATTGGAAAAAGGCATATACATAGGCCCTATAATAAGCGAAAGCGCGTTCAGGCGCTATACGGAGATGATAGGCAAGGCAAAGACCTCCGGAAGGATACTATATGGAGGCAACATAGTGAAAACCGGGTTTGCAGACGGATTTTATGTCGAGCCTACAATAATAGAGGTGCACCACGACAACGAGCTCGTGCACAAGGAACTCTTCCTTCCCATACTTACAATAGAAAGCTTCTCAGATTTGGACGATGCGATAAGACTTGCCAACGATACGGAATACGGCCTCACTGCAGGATTCTACAGCAAGAGCGGGAAGGAAATCAAGAGGTTTATCGATAACATAAATGCGGGGGTCATATACATAAACAGGGAAATAAGCGCCACAACCGGTGCTATCGTAGGGGTACACACGTTCGTCGGATGGAAGGGAAGCGCCCTTACCGGGAAGGGCACGGGCAGCAAGTTCTATCTGCAGCAGTTCATGAGGGAGCAAAGCGTCTCAATAACGAAATAG
- a CDS encoding DUF192 domain-containing protein, whose product MLLKLIYRMQKYREKAISINGKRLRAIIADSEAKRMIGLMFRKSLGSGKCMLFVFPYEGFHGIWMYNMQFAIDVVWFDGKLCVVDIMEGFKPCKSFLGCKPYVPVAKAKYVAELNAGAVKKYKIRIGARLNRL is encoded by the coding sequence TTGCTGCTGAAGCTAATTTACAGGATGCAGAAATACAGGGAAAAAGCAATATCAATAAACGGGAAGAGGCTCAGGGCCATAATTGCGGACAGCGAGGCCAAGAGGATGATAGGGCTGATGTTCAGGAAAAGCCTTGGGAGTGGAAAGTGCATGCTTTTCGTATTTCCCTACGAGGGTTTCCACGGGATATGGATGTACAATATGCAATTCGCAATAGATGTTGTCTGGTTTGACGGAAAGCTGTGCGTTGTTGATATAATGGAAGGGTTCAAGCCATGTAAATCTTTCCTTGGCTGCAAACCATATGTGCCTGTTGCAAAGGCAAAATACGTGGCGGAACTCAATGCTGGAGCGGTTAAGAAATACAAGATAAGAATTGGGGCAAGGCTAAACCGATTATAA